From one Trifolium pratense cultivar HEN17-A07 linkage group LG1, ARS_RC_1.1, whole genome shotgun sequence genomic stretch:
- the LOC123919412 gene encoding patatin-like protein 6 — protein MDSSDQFEMQEPSIETDKLSYEIFSILESKFLFGYDEQKLWFPKQIPNTTTIDSQQPQTVSAAVDGVSAVKNQRGKICILAIDGGGMRGILAGKALAYLENALKKKSGDQNARIADYFDVATGAGVGGIFTAMLFATKDQRRPIYSADDTWRFLAEQGKKFYRQGTGNGSSGGRGFLKRLFGSGGSSSVETATAGMEKTVKEAFTAENGRCLTLKDTLKPVLIPCYDLSSTAPFLFSRADALETDSFDFRLWEVCRATSAEPGLFEPVQMRSIDGQTKCVAVDGGLAMSNPTGAAITHVLHNKQEFPFVRGVEDLLVLSLGTGQLLEVNYEYDQVTRWKAKDWARPMARISSDASADLVDQAVAMAFGHCRSTNYVRVQANGSSMGQCGANVDTDASPSNVKMLMGVAEEMLKQENVESVLFGGKKIGEQSNFQKLDWLAGELVQEHQRRSCRIAPTVAFKQATPKAT, from the exons atggattctAGTGATCAATTCGAAATGCAAGAACCGAGTATTGAAACCGATAAGCTCAGCTACGAAATCTTCTCTATTCTTGAAAGCAAGTTTCTCTTTGGCTACGATGAACAAAAACTCTGGTTTCCTAAGCAAATACCTAACACAACTACAATTGATTCTCAACAACCGCAAACTGTTTCCGCCGCTGTTGACGGTGTCTCAGCCGTTAAGAATCAGCGTGGGAAAATATGTATACTCGCAATCGACGGCGGAGGTATGCGAGGTATTCTCGCCGGAAAAGCTCTTGCTTATCTCGAAAACGCGTTGAAGAAAAAATCCGGTGATCAGAACGCTAGAATAGCGGATTATTTCGACGTCGCAACCGGCGCCGGTGTCGGAGGTATTTTCACGGCGATGCTATTCGCGACGAAAGATCAACGCCGGCCGATTTATTCTGCGGATGACACGTGGCGGTTTTTAGCAGAACAGGGGAAGAAATTCTACCGGCAGGGGACCGGTAACGGAAGCTCCGGCGGCCGTGGATTTCTCAAGAGACTATTCGGAAGCGGAGGTTCGAGTTCAGTTGAAACTGCGACGGCTGGTATGGAGAAAACGGTTAAGGAAGCTTTTACGGCGGAGAACGGTCGTTGTTTAACGCTGAAAGATACACTGAAACCGGTTCTTATACCGTGTTATGATTTATCCAGTACGGCGCCGTTTTTGTTCTCACGTGCGGATGCGTTAGAAACGGATAGCTTTGATTTTCGTTTATGGGAGGTGTGTAGAGCAACTTCAGCTGAACCGGGTTTATTTGAACCGGTTCAAATGCGGTCTATTGATGGACAAACTAAGTGTGTGGCAGTTGATGGTGGTTTAGCGATGAGTAACCCGACCGGTGCGGCCATCACGCACGTGCTTCATAACAAACAGGAGTTTCCGTTCGTTCGAGGTGTCGAGGATTTACTTGTTCTTTCTCTTGGAACTGGTCAACTTTTGGAGGTCAACTATGAGTATGATCAGGTTACTCGTTGGAAGGCTAAGGATTGGGCCCGGCCTATGGCGCGAATTTCTAGCGATGCCTCGGCTGACCTTGTTGATCAGGCCGTTGCCATGGCGTTTGGGCATTGTCGGAGCACCAATTATGTTCGTGTTCAG GCAAATGGGTCAAGTATGGGGCAATGTGGAGCCAATGTGGATACAGATGCAAGTCCGAGCAATGTAAAGATGCTAATGGGAGTAGCAGAGGAGATGTTGAAGCAGGAGAATGTGGAATCAGTACTCTTCGGAGGGAAGAAGATCGGGGAGCAGAGTAACTTTCAGAAACTTGATTGGCTTGCTGGAGAACTTGTTCAAGAGCATCAGAGGAGGAGCTGCAGAATAGCTCCCACTGTTGCTTTCAAACAAGCTACCCCAAAAGCCACTTAA